The following are encoded in a window of Synechocystis sp. PCC 6714 genomic DNA:
- a CDS encoding alpha/beta fold hydrolase, translated as MSTITTKDGTEIYYKDWGSGQPITFSHGWPLSADAWESQMFFLASHGYRCIAHDRRGHGRSSQPWNGNDMDTYADDLAELFEALDLKDVVMIGHSTGGGEVARFIGRHGTQRVSKAVLMGAVPPLMLKTEANPGGLPIEVFDGFRAAFLADRSQFFLDVASGPFFGFNRPGAKVSQGLVYSWWMQGMMAGHKNAYDCIKAFSETDFTEDLKKFDVPTLIIHGDDDQIVPIGASALLSAKLVKNSILKIYPGGSHSLGDMSREQLNADLLEFVKS; from the coding sequence ATGAGCACCATCACTACCAAAGACGGTACGGAAATTTACTACAAAGACTGGGGTTCTGGGCAACCGATCACGTTCAGCCACGGCTGGCCCTTGAGTGCGGACGCTTGGGAATCGCAGATGTTTTTTCTTGCCTCCCATGGCTACCGCTGTATTGCACACGATCGTCGTGGTCATGGACGATCAAGCCAACCATGGAATGGCAATGATATGGACACCTATGCTGACGATTTAGCAGAACTCTTCGAGGCTCTAGACCTAAAGGATGTGGTGATGATCGGTCACTCGACGGGTGGTGGAGAAGTGGCGCGTTTTATCGGACGACACGGCACTCAAAGGGTATCCAAGGCGGTGTTGATGGGGGCAGTGCCGCCGCTCATGCTCAAAACGGAGGCAAATCCGGGGGGGCTTCCCATTGAGGTCTTTGATGGCTTTCGCGCCGCATTTTTGGCTGATCGATCACAGTTCTTTCTGGATGTAGCAAGTGGTCCATTCTTTGGTTTCAATCGACCTGGTGCTAAAGTCTCCCAAGGACTGGTCTATTCATGGTGGATGCAAGGCATGATGGCTGGACATAAAAACGCCTATGATTGCATCAAGGCATTTTCGGAAACAGATTTCACTGAGGATTTGAAGAAGTTCGATGTGCCAACGCTGATTATTCATGGCGATGACGATCAGATCGTACCGATAGGTGCTTCCGCTCTACTGTCTGCGAAGCTTGTCAAGAATTCAATCTTAAAGATCTATCCCGGTGGATCGCACAGCCTAGGTGACATGAGTAGGGAACAGCTCAATGCCGACTTGCTAGAATTCGTTAAGTCCTGA
- a CDS encoding glucose 1-dehydrogenase, translating into MKKLDGKVAVVTGASKGIGAEIAKHLAGEGAAVVVNYTSSKEGADRVVDEIVSTGGKAIAVQANVAKKAEIQQLFAETKQAFGKLNILVNNAGIYEFSPLEGITEEHFYKQFDLNVLGLLLTSQQAVKSFGEEGGSIVNISSIVSTLTPANSLVYNATKAAVDAITKSLAKELGSRNIRVNSINPGMVETEGARTAGITESEGRRQVEAITPLGRIGQPQDIAPAVVFLASSDSAWITGETLYITGGLY; encoded by the coding sequence GTGAAAAAACTGGACGGAAAAGTTGCAGTCGTCACAGGGGCATCTAAAGGAATCGGTGCCGAGATCGCCAAACATCTAGCAGGCGAAGGTGCAGCCGTGGTTGTCAACTACACATCGAGCAAAGAAGGAGCCGATCGCGTGGTTGACGAGATTGTCAGCACAGGTGGAAAGGCGATCGCCGTGCAGGCAAATGTTGCCAAAAAAGCAGAGATTCAACAGCTTTTTGCTGAGACGAAACAAGCCTTTGGCAAGCTCAATATCCTGGTCAATAATGCAGGCATCTACGAATTTTCTCCGCTTGAAGGCATCACAGAAGAGCATTTCTACAAGCAATTTGATCTGAATGTGCTGGGTTTGCTTTTGACCTCACAACAGGCAGTAAAGTCCTTTGGTGAAGAGGGCGGTAGCATTGTCAACATTAGTTCAATTGTTAGCACTCTGACACCCGCAAACAGCTTGGTCTATAACGCCACCAAAGCGGCAGTCGATGCCATTACGAAGTCACTCGCCAAAGAGTTGGGTTCACGCAATATTCGCGTTAACTCCATCAATCCTGGCATGGTAGAAACGGAAGGTGCTCGTACAGCAGGAATTACCGAAAGCGAAGGTCGCCGACAGGTTGAAGCGATAACTCCCCTCGGTCGAATCGGACAGCCGCAGGACATCGCCCCTGCTGTCGTCTTCTTGGCGTCTTCCGATTCAGCCTGGATCACTGGCGAAACGCTGTACATCACAGGTGGTCTTTATTAG